One Erythrobacter sp. SDW2 genomic region harbors:
- the rpsS gene encoding 30S ribosomal protein S19 — protein sequence MARSVWKGPFVELSLLKKAETAQESGGRAPIKTWSRRSTILPQFVGLTFNVYNGHKFIPVSVSEEMVGHKLGEFAPTRTFPGHAADKKGKR from the coding sequence ATGGCTCGTTCCGTCTGGAAAGGTCCCTTCGTCGAACTCAGCCTTCTCAAGAAGGCCGAGACGGCACAGGAAAGCGGTGGCCGTGCGCCGATCAAGACCTGGTCGCGTCGCAGCACGATCCTGCCGCAGTTCGTTGGCCTGACGTTCAACGTCTACAACGGCCACAAGTTCATCCCCGTCTCCGTTTCGGAAGAAATGGTCGGTCACAAGCTCGGCGAGTTCGCACCCACGCGCACTTTCCCGGGTCACGCTGCCGACAAGAAGGGCAAGCGCTAA
- the rplP gene encoding 50S ribosomal protein L16: MLQPKKTKFRKAFKGKIHGNAKGGTTLNFGSYGLKAMEPERLTARQIEAARRAITRAIKRQGRLWIRVFPDVPVSKKPAEVRQGKGKGSIEYWAARVKPGRILFELDGVPGPIAATAFERAAMKLPIKTKVVARLGDTSHLGGE; the protein is encoded by the coding sequence ATGCTGCAACCGAAGAAAACCAAGTTCCGCAAGGCGTTCAAGGGCAAGATCCATGGCAACGCCAAGGGCGGCACCACGCTCAACTTCGGGTCCTATGGCCTGAAGGCGATGGAACCGGAGCGTCTGACCGCGCGTCAGATCGAAGCCGCCCGTCGTGCCATCACCCGCGCCATCAAGCGTCAGGGCCGTCTCTGGATCCGCGTCTTCCCGGACGTGCCGGTCTCGAAGAAGCCGGCCGAAGTGCGTCAGGGTAAGGGCAAGGGCTCGATCGAATACTGGGCTGCCCGCGTCAAGCCGGGTCGTATCCTGTTCGAACTCGACGGTGTTCCCGGCCCGATCGCCGCGACCGCGTTCGAACGCGCCGCGATGAAGCTGCCGATCAAGACCAAGGTCGTTGCCCGTCTCGGCGACACCTCGCACCTGGGAGGCGAATAA
- the secY gene encoding preprotein translocase subunit SecY, producing MASRADNIASNLSLANFSKATELQNRIWFTIGALIVFRFLSFVPLAGINPKALAAFNERTSGTLIDIFNTFTGGALANMSLIALGVMPYITASIVVQMAASLHPALMALKKEGASGRQKLNQYTRYGTVFLCALQGYFIAQNGIAQNLIVIPENLFMVSAIISLIGGTMFLLWLGEQITSRGIGNGVSLIIMAGIVAQFPGFAVNMFEGGRTGSISAFLIIAFLLMIVGLILFICFVERAQRRLLIQYPKRATQRGMMQADRSHLPLKLNTAGVIPPIFASSLLLLPLTITQFAGNSVDTTTQSGQILQSVLQYLQHGQPIYMTLYAIGIIFFCFFYTAVVFNPEETSENLKRNGGFIPGIRPGKRTADYLDYVLTRITVVGAIYLTIVCVLPEYAIAQTGIPLFLGGTSLLIVVNVTVDTISQIQSHLLAHQYGDLIKKAKLKGRMR from the coding sequence ATGGCTTCACGCGCCGACAATATTGCGAGCAACCTTAGCCTCGCGAACTTCTCCAAGGCCACCGAGCTGCAGAACCGTATCTGGTTCACAATCGGTGCCTTGATCGTGTTCCGCTTCCTCAGCTTCGTGCCGCTCGCCGGGATCAACCCCAAGGCGCTGGCGGCGTTCAACGAGCGGACTTCGGGCACGCTGATCGACATCTTCAACACCTTCACCGGTGGCGCGCTGGCCAACATGAGCCTGATCGCGCTGGGCGTGATGCCCTATATCACGGCCTCGATCGTGGTGCAGATGGCCGCCTCGCTCCATCCGGCACTGATGGCGTTGAAGAAGGAGGGTGCCAGCGGGCGCCAGAAGCTGAACCAGTACACCCGCTACGGCACGGTGTTCCTGTGCGCGCTGCAGGGCTACTTTATCGCGCAAAACGGGATTGCGCAGAACCTGATCGTGATCCCGGAAAACCTGTTCATGGTCAGCGCCATCATCAGCCTGATCGGCGGGACGATGTTCCTGCTGTGGCTGGGCGAGCAGATCACCAGCCGCGGTATCGGCAATGGCGTGTCGCTGATCATCATGGCGGGCATCGTGGCCCAGTTCCCCGGGTTTGCCGTCAACATGTTCGAAGGCGGTCGGACCGGCTCGATCAGCGCATTCCTGATCATCGCCTTCTTGCTGATGATCGTCGGCCTGATCCTGTTCATCTGCTTCGTCGAGCGGGCCCAGCGCCGCCTGCTGATCCAGTATCCCAAGCGCGCGACCCAGCGCGGTATGATGCAGGCTGACCGTTCGCATTTGCCGCTCAAGCTCAACACGGCGGGCGTCATTCCCCCGATCTTCGCCAGCTCGCTGCTGCTGTTGCCGCTGACGATCACCCAGTTTGCCGGCAACAGTGTCGATACCACGACCCAGTCAGGTCAGATCCTCCAGTCTGTGCTGCAATATCTGCAGCACGGTCAGCCGATCTACATGACGCTCTATGCCATCGGCATCATCTTCTTCTGCTTCTTCTACACTGCGGTTGTGTTCAACCCCGAGGAGACGTCGGAGAACCTGAAGCGCAATGGCGGCTTCATTCCCGGCATCCGCCCGGGCAAGCGGACCGCCGACTATCTCGATTACGTCCTGACCCGCATTACGGTGGTTGGCGCGATCTATCTGACGATTGTCTGCGTGCTTCCGGAGTATGCCATCGCCCAGACCGGCATCCCGCTGTTCCTTGGCGGCACCAGCCTGCTGATCGTGGTCAACGTCACTGTGGATACCATCAGCCAGATCCAGTCGCACCTGCTGGCGCACCAGTACGGTGACCTTATCAAGAAGGCCAAGCTCAAGGGCCGCATGCGCTAG
- the rplB gene encoding 50S ribosomal protein L2, whose product MALKNYNPTSPARRGLILVDKSALYKGKPVKALTEGKRKTGGRNNKGHVTSRGIAGGHKQKYRFIDFKRRKWDVEGTVERIEYDPNRTAFIALIKYADDELAYIIAPQRLAVGDKVIAGEKTDTKPGNAMLLGQMPVGTICHNVEMKPGKGGQIARSAGAYVQLVGRDRGMVIVRLNSGEQRYLRADCMGTVGAVSNPDNQNQNFGKAGRTRWKGRRPLTRGVAKNPVDHPHGGGEGRTSGGRHPVTPWGKPTKGARTRNNKATDKMIIRSRHAKKKR is encoded by the coding sequence ATGGCACTCAAGAACTACAACCCGACCAGCCCCGCACGCCGCGGCCTGATCCTCGTCGACAAGTCGGCGCTCTACAAGGGCAAGCCGGTCAAGGCGCTGACCGAAGGCAAGCGCAAAACGGGTGGCCGCAACAACAAGGGCCACGTGACCTCGCGCGGCATCGCCGGCGGTCACAAGCAGAAGTACCGTTTCATCGACTTCAAGCGTCGCAAGTGGGACGTCGAAGGCACTGTCGAGCGGATCGAATACGATCCCAATCGCACCGCCTTCATCGCGCTCATCAAGTACGCCGACGATGAGCTGGCCTACATCATCGCTCCGCAGCGCCTCGCTGTCGGTGACAAGGTGATCGCGGGCGAGAAGACCGACACCAAGCCGGGCAACGCCATGTTGCTGGGCCAGATGCCGGTCGGCACGATCTGCCACAATGTCGAGATGAAGCCGGGCAAGGGCGGCCAGATCGCCCGTTCGGCCGGCGCCTATGTCCAGCTCGTCGGTCGTGACCGCGGGATGGTCATCGTTCGCCTCAACTCGGGCGAGCAGCGTTACCTGCGCGCCGATTGCATGGGTACGGTTGGCGCGGTGTCGAACCCCGACAACCAGAACCAGAATTTCGGCAAGGCCGGCCGCACCCGCTGGAAGGGCCGTCGTCCGCTGACCCGCGGTGTCGCCAAGAACCCGGTCGATCACCCGCACGGTGGTGGCGAAGGCCGCACCTCGGGTGGCCGTCATCCGGTTACTCCGTGGGGCAAGCCGACCAAGGGCGCCCGGACCCGCAACAACAAGGCGACGGACAAGATGATCATCCGCTCGCGCCACGCGAAGAAGAAGAGGTAA
- the rpsE gene encoding 30S ribosomal protein S5: MMPENENTENNNTEAQVEATAAVETPAVAETPSEAADTQSADSGDPGEPRRGRGGRGGERGEGGRGRGRGGRDDRRGKREEEDDGIIEKLVHINRVSKTVKGGKRFGFAALVVVGDGSGRVGFGHGKAREVPEAITKATAAARKKMIRVPLKEGRTLHHDGNGRFGAGKVTVRTAPPGTGIIAGGPMRAVFESLGVADVVTKSVGTSNPYNMIRATFDALTNQTSPKSVAQRRGKKVADLLGRGGASAAEAEADAAAMAE; this comes from the coding sequence ATGATGCCTGAGAACGAAAACACCGAAAACAACAACACCGAAGCGCAGGTCGAAGCGACCGCCGCTGTCGAAACCCCGGCCGTTGCCGAGACCCCGTCGGAAGCTGCGGATACGCAGTCGGCCGACTCGGGCGATCCGGGCGAGCCGCGCCGCGGGCGCGGTGGTCGTGGCGGCGAACGTGGCGAAGGCGGCCGTGGCCGTGGCCGCGGTGGCCGTGACGATCGTCGCGGCAAGCGTGAGGAAGAAGACGACGGCATCATCGAGAAGCTCGTCCACATCAACCGCGTCTCGAAGACGGTGAAGGGCGGCAAGCGCTTCGGCTTCGCGGCGCTGGTCGTCGTGGGTGACGGTTCGGGCCGCGTCGGTTTCGGTCATGGCAAGGCACGCGAAGTGCCGGAAGCCATCACCAAGGCAACCGCCGCTGCGCGCAAGAAGATGATCCGCGTTCCGCTCAAGGAAGGCCGCACGCTGCACCATGACGGCAATGGCCGTTTCGGCGCCGGCAAGGTAACCGTCCGCACGGCTCCTCCGGGCACCGGTATCATCGCCGGCGGTCCGATGCGCGCCGTCTTCGAAAGCCTGGGCGTCGCCGACGTGGTGACCAAGTCGGTCGGCACTTCGAACCCCTACAACATGATCCGCGCCACCTTCGACGCGCTGACCAACCAGACTTCGCCGAAGTCGGTGGCCCAGCGTCGCGGCAAGAAGGTCGCAGACCTGCTCGGTCGCGGTGGCGCGAGCGCAGCCGAGGCGGAAGCCGACGCCGCTGCGATGGCGGAGTAA
- the rpmC gene encoding 50S ribosomal protein L29: MAKVEDLRQKSDDQLAEELVELKREQFNLRFQAATNQLEKPARIREVRRSIATIKTLQGERARAAKA; the protein is encoded by the coding sequence ATGGCTAAAGTCGAAGACCTGCGCCAGAAGAGCGACGACCAGCTCGCCGAAGAGCTCGTCGAGCTGAAGCGCGAGCAGTTCAACCTGCGCTTCCAGGCGGCAACCAACCAGCTGGAGAAGCCGGCCCGCATCCGCGAAGTCCGCCGCTCCATCGCCACCATCAAGACGCTGCAGGGCGAACGCGCCCGCGCCGCGAAGGCTTGA
- the rplE gene encoding 50S ribosomal protein L5 has translation MADKSNAPAPRMRAKYDDQIVKAMTEKFGYKNRMEVPKLEKITLNMGVGEASQDKKKVQTAAEEMALIAGQKPVITKAKKSIAQFKLREGMPIGCKVTLRRERMYEFLDRLVTIAMPRIRDFRGLNPKSFDGRGNYAMGLKEQIIFPEISYDQIEKVRGMDIIVTTTAKTDEEARELLRLFGFPFPAEASEEKEAA, from the coding sequence ATGGCTGATAAGTCGAACGCCCCGGCCCCGCGCATGCGTGCCAAGTATGACGACCAGATCGTCAAGGCGATGACCGAGAAGTTCGGTTACAAGAACCGCATGGAAGTGCCGAAGCTGGAAAAGATCACGCTCAACATGGGTGTGGGCGAAGCCAGCCAGGACAAGAAGAAGGTCCAGACGGCTGCCGAGGAAATGGCGCTGATTGCCGGCCAGAAGCCGGTCATCACCAAGGCCAAGAAGTCGATCGCGCAGTTCAAGCTGCGTGAAGGCATGCCGATCGGTTGCAAGGTCACCCTGCGCCGCGAACGCATGTACGAATTCCTCGATCGCCTGGTGACCATCGCGATGCCGCGTATCCGCGACTTCCGTGGTCTCAACCCCAAGTCGTTCGATGGCCGTGGCAATTATGCCATGGGCCTGAAGGAACAGATCATCTTCCCGGAAATCTCGTACGACCAGATCGAGAAGGTTCGGGGCATGGATATCATCGTGACCACCACCGCCAAGACGGACGAAGAAGCGCGCGAACTGCTGCGCCTGTTCGGTTTCCCGTTCCCGGCGGAAGCGTCTGAAGAGAAGGAAGCGGCGTGA
- the rplO gene encoding 50S ribosomal protein L15 — MKLNDIRDNDGARKGRMRVGRGIGSGKGKTAARGQKGQKSRSGVAIKGFEGGQMPLHMRLPKRGFNNPFGKDYAEVNIGMVQKFIDAKKLDAKADVTEDALRAAGLARGGKDGIRLLGKGEITAKVKFVVTGATKGAIAAVEKAGGSVEVAAPAQPEHEKKAARAAANKAAKVK; from the coding sequence ATGAAACTCAACGACATCCGTGACAACGACGGTGCCCGGAAGGGCCGTATGCGTGTCGGCCGGGGCATCGGCTCGGGCAAGGGCAAGACCGCGGCGCGCGGCCAGAAGGGCCAGAAGAGCCGTTCGGGCGTGGCCATCAAGGGCTTCGAAGGTGGCCAGATGCCGCTGCACATGCGCCTGCCGAAGCGCGGGTTCAACAACCCGTTCGGCAAGGACTACGCCGAAGTGAACATCGGTATGGTGCAGAAGTTCATCGACGCCAAGAAGCTCGACGCCAAGGCTGACGTGACCGAAGACGCGCTGCGTGCGGCCGGTCTCGCTCGCGGCGGCAAGGACGGCATCCGCCTGCTCGGCAAGGGCGAAATCACCGCCAAGGTGAAGTTCGTCGTCACCGGCGCGACCAAGGGCGCGATTGCAGCGGTCGAAAAGGCCGGCGGCAGCGTCGAAGTGGCCGCTCCGGCCCAGCCCGAGCACGAAAAGAAGGCGGCCCGCGCCGCTGCGAACAAGGCCGCCAAGGTCAAGTAG
- the rpsN gene encoding 30S ribosomal protein S14: MAKLSSINKNEKRKKLVAQYAAKYEKLKAIADDKSLDETERLIARLKMAELPRNANPTRVRNRCATTGRPRGYYRKFGINRIELRNLGNKGLIPGLTKSSW, from the coding sequence ATGGCGAAACTGAGTTCGATCAATAAGAACGAAAAGCGCAAGAAGCTCGTCGCGCAGTACGCTGCCAAGTACGAGAAGCTGAAGGCAATTGCGGATGACAAGTCGCTCGACGAAACCGAGCGTCTGATTGCGCGCCTGAAGATGGCGGAACTGCCGCGGAACGCTAACCCGACCCGCGTGCGCAACCGCTGCGCCACCACCGGCCGCCCGCGCGGCTATTATCGCAAGTTCGGCATCAACCGTATCGAGCTGCGTAATCTCGGCAACAAGGGCCTGATTCCGGGCCTGACCAAGTCGAGCTGGTGA
- the rplN gene encoding 50S ribosomal protein L14 yields the protein MIQMQSNLDVADNSGAKRVQCIKVLGGSKRRTASVGDVIVVSVKEAQPRTKVKKGDVHRAVIVRTKKDVRRPDGSVIRFDSNAAVLVNKNEEPIGTRIFGPVVRELRGRGFMKIISLAPEVL from the coding sequence ATGATCCAGATGCAATCCAATCTCGACGTCGCGGATAACAGCGGCGCCAAGCGCGTCCAGTGCATCAAAGTACTGGGTGGCTCGAAGCGTCGCACCGCGAGCGTCGGTGACGTGATCGTGGTTTCCGTCAAGGAAGCCCAGCCGCGCACCAAGGTGAAGAAGGGCGATGTCCATCGCGCTGTCATCGTGCGCACGAAGAAGGACGTCCGCCGCCCCGATGGCAGCGTGATCCGCTTCGACAGCAATGCCGCCGTGCTCGTCAACAAGAACGAAGAGCCGATCGGTACCCGTATCTTCGGCCCGGTGGTGCGCGAACTGCGCGGCCGCGGGTTCATGAAGATCATCTCGCTCGCACCGGAGGTGCTGTAA
- the rplV gene encoding 50S ribosomal protein L22, producing the protein MGKAKAPRRVGDNEALAVGTTIRGSAQKLNLVAALIRGKKAEEAMNILAFSKRAMARDASKVLASAIANAENNHDLDVDALVVAEASVGKSITMKRFHTRGRGKSTRILKPFSRLRIVVREVEEA; encoded by the coding sequence ATGGGCAAGGCAAAAGCACCCCGCCGCGTCGGCGATAACGAGGCTCTGGCCGTCGGCACCACGATCCGTGGTTCGGCACAGAAGCTGAACCTCGTTGCCGCGCTGATCCGTGGCAAGAAGGCCGAAGAAGCGATGAACATCCTCGCTTTCTCGAAGCGGGCGATGGCACGCGATGCGAGCAAGGTGCTCGCTTCGGCAATCGCCAATGCCGAAAACAACCACGACCTTGACGTCGACGCTCTCGTCGTCGCCGAGGCTTCGGTCGGCAAGTCGATCACCATGAAGCGGTTCCACACCCGTGGCCGCGGCAAGAGCACCCGCATCCTCAAGCCGTTCAGTCGGCTGCGGATCGTCGTGCGCGAAGTGGAAGAGGCGTAA
- the rplR gene encoding 50S ribosomal protein L18: MAKLSLFERRRRRVRTALRKRAGGKLRLSVHRTGKHIYAQVIDDADGKTVAAASTLGSKASGANVTAAAQVGKDIAAAAKKAGVTTVVFDRGGFLFHGRVKALADAAREGGLEF; this comes from the coding sequence ATGGCAAAGCTTTCTCTCTTTGAACGCCGCCGTCGCCGGGTCCGTACCGCGCTGCGCAAGCGTGCGGGCGGCAAGCTGCGGCTGTCGGTCCACCGCACCGGCAAGCACATCTATGCCCAGGTCATCGACGATGCCGACGGCAAGACCGTTGCTGCCGCTTCGACCCTTGGCTCGAAGGCCTCGGGTGCGAACGTCACTGCCGCTGCGCAGGTTGGCAAGGACATCGCCGCCGCCGCCAAGAAGGCGGGTGTGACCACTGTCGTGTTCGATCGCGGCGGGTTCCTGTTCCATGGCCGCGTCAAGGCGCTGGCCGACGCCGCCCGCGAAGGCGGGCTGGAGTTCTGA
- the rpsH gene encoding 30S ribosomal protein S8: protein MAMTDPLGDMLTRIRNGQRAKKDSVLSPASKLRANVLEVLQREGYIRGYSDDASGKHPQLRIELKYFEGEPAIKHVARVSKPGRRVYSGSKELPVIRNGLGITIVSTPKGVLSDAEARSQNVGGEVLAEVF, encoded by the coding sequence ATGGCTATGACCGATCCCCTGGGTGATATGCTCACCCGCATCCGCAACGGCCAGCGTGCGAAGAAGGACAGCGTCCTGTCGCCCGCGTCGAAGCTGCGTGCAAATGTCCTCGAAGTGCTCCAGCGCGAAGGCTACATCCGTGGCTACAGCGACGACGCTTCGGGCAAGCACCCGCAGCTGCGCATCGAGCTGAAGTATTTCGAAGGCGAGCCGGCGATCAAGCACGTCGCTCGCGTCTCCAAGCCTGGCCGCCGGGTCTACTCGGGTTCGAAGGAACTCCCGGTGATCCGCAACGGCCTCGGCATCACCATCGTCTCGACGCCCAAGGGCGTGCTTTCCGACGCGGAAGCCCGTTCGCAGAACGTCGGCGGCGAAGTGCTGGCGGAGGTGTTCTGA
- the rplX gene encoding 50S ribosomal protein L24 — translation MASAKIKKGDSVVVLSGKDKGKTGTVAKVMPKDGKVVVEGVNVIARHRKPSQANPQGGIDRFEAPMHIAKVAVADPKTGKPTRVRIEEKDGKKVRVAVKSGETIDG, via the coding sequence ATGGCTTCCGCCAAGATCAAGAAGGGTGACAGCGTCGTCGTCCTGTCCGGCAAGGACAAGGGCAAGACCGGCACCGTCGCGAAGGTCATGCCGAAAGACGGCAAGGTCGTCGTCGAAGGCGTCAATGTGATCGCCCGTCACCGCAAGCCGAGCCAGGCCAACCCGCAGGGTGGCATCGACCGCTTCGAGGCGCCGATGCACATCGCCAAGGTTGCCGTGGCTGACCCGAAGACCGGCAAGCCGACCCGCGTCCGTATCGAAGAGAAGGACGGGAAGAAGGTTCGCGTCGCCGTGAAGAGTGGGGAGACCATCGATGGCTGA
- a CDS encoding adenylate kinase, with product MNIILLGPPGAGKGTQAQRLVDNHGMKQLSTGDMLRAAVKNETPTGLKVKAIMEAGELVSDEIVSALISDELASMGPETGAIFDGYPRTAAQAHALDQILEAHGRTLDKVIELEVDEDALVDRITGRFTCASCGTGYHDRHKLPKVEGVCDVCGGTEFKRRPDDNEETVRTRMQEYRSKTAPILPIYEERGIVSRVDGMASMDEVTSSIEALLA from the coding sequence GTGAACATCATCCTTCTGGGGCCTCCGGGCGCGGGCAAGGGCACGCAGGCCCAGCGTCTGGTCGACAACCATGGCATGAAGCAGTTGTCGACCGGCGACATGTTGCGCGCCGCGGTCAAGAACGAGACGCCGACCGGGCTCAAGGTCAAGGCGATCATGGAAGCGGGCGAACTCGTCAGCGACGAGATCGTCTCGGCACTGATCTCCGACGAGCTGGCGTCGATGGGTCCGGAAACCGGCGCTATTTTCGACGGCTATCCGCGCACTGCGGCTCAGGCACATGCGCTGGACCAGATCCTCGAGGCGCACGGACGTACGCTCGACAAGGTGATCGAGCTCGAAGTCGATGAAGACGCGCTGGTCGACCGTATCACCGGTCGTTTCACCTGCGCCAGCTGCGGCACCGGCTACCACGACCGGCACAAGCTGCCGAAGGTCGAGGGCGTGTGCGATGTTTGCGGCGGGACCGAGTTCAAGCGCCGCCCCGACGACAATGAGGAAACCGTCCGCACGCGGATGCAGGAATATCGGTCCAAGACCGCACCGATCCTGCCGATCTACGAAGAGCGCGGCATCGTCTCGCGGGTGGACGGCATGGCGTCGATGGACGAAGTGACCTCTTCGATCGAGGCATTGCTGGCCTAG
- the rpsQ gene encoding 30S ribosomal protein S17: MPKRILIGTVTSDKTDKTVTVLVERKVKHPLYGKIIRRSKKYHAHDENNEYTLGDVVRIEETKPISKTKTWLVKDRVTAGGVQAVEADLDVAEATPGN; encoded by the coding sequence ATGCCGAAGCGTATCCTGATCGGGACTGTCACCTCCGACAAGACCGACAAGACCGTGACCGTGCTGGTCGAACGCAAGGTGAAGCACCCGCTCTACGGGAAGATCATCCGCCGTTCGAAGAAGTACCACGCGCACGACGAGAACAACGAATACACCCTGGGCGATGTCGTCCGCATCGAAGAGACCAAGCCGATCTCGAAGACCAAGACCTGGCTCGTCAAGGACCGCGTGACCGCGGGCGGCGTGCAGGCGGTCGAGGCCGATCTCGATGTGGCCGAAGCCACCCCGGGCAACTGA
- the rpsC gene encoding 30S ribosomal protein S3, producing MGQKSNPIGLRLQINRTWDSRWYAEGRDYAQLLKEDIEIRNYIMESLPQAAISKVVIERPAKLCRVSIYAARPGVIIGKKGADIEKLRSKLATMTASEVKLNIVEIRKPEIDAKLVAQGIADQLIRRVAFRRAMKRAVQSALRLGAEGIKIVCGGRLGGAEIARVEWYREGRVPLHTLRANVDYAEAEALTAYGIIGIKCWIFKGEILAHDPTAQDRLMMEAQTSGVRPAR from the coding sequence ATGGGCCAGAAGAGCAATCCGATCGGTCTGCGCCTGCAGATCAACCGCACCTGGGACAGCCGCTGGTACGCCGAAGGGCGTGACTATGCGCAGCTGCTCAAGGAAGACATCGAGATCCGCAACTACATCATGGAAAGCCTGCCCCAGGCAGCTATCTCCAAGGTTGTGATCGAGCGTCCGGCCAAGCTGTGCCGCGTTTCCATCTATGCCGCACGCCCTGGCGTGATCATCGGCAAGAAGGGCGCCGACATCGAGAAGCTGCGTTCGAAGCTCGCCACGATGACCGCCAGCGAAGTGAAGCTGAACATCGTCGAAATCCGCAAGCCGGAAATCGATGCCAAGCTCGTCGCCCAGGGCATCGCCGACCAGCTGATCCGCCGCGTCGCCTTCCGTCGCGCCATGAAGCGCGCCGTGCAGTCGGCTCTCCGCCTTGGCGCGGAAGGCATCAAGATCGTCTGTGGCGGCCGTCTCGGCGGTGCTGAAATCGCCCGCGTCGAGTGGTACCGTGAAGGCCGCGTGCCGCTGCACACGCTGCGCGCCAACGTCGATTACGCAGAAGCTGAAGCTCTGACCGCTTATGGCATCATCGGCATCAAGTGCTGGATCTTCAAGGGCGAGATCCTCGCTCACGATCCGACCGCACAGGACCGTCTGATGATGGAAGCGCAGACTTCCGGCGTGCGTCCGGCTCGCTGA
- the rpmD gene encoding 50S ribosomal protein L30, whose product MATIKIKQIGSPIRRPESQRQILIGLGLNKMHKVVERQDTPEVRGAIAKIPHLVTIVD is encoded by the coding sequence ATGGCTACCATCAAGATCAAGCAGATCGGTTCGCCGATCCGTCGCCCCGAAAGCCAGCGCCAGATCCTCATCGGTCTCGGGCTGAACAAGATGCACAAGGTCGTCGAGCGCCAGGACACCCCCGAGGTGCGCGGCGCGATCGCCAAGATCCCGCATCTGGTGACGATCGTCGACTAA
- a CDS encoding 50S ribosomal protein L23 gives MAKSKQIDARHYDVIVAPHITEKSTLLSEHNATVFKVAGDATKSQIKEAIEAIYDRKVAGVNTIVVKGKTKRWKGKPYKRTDMKKAIVTLADGQDPIDFTSAI, from the coding sequence ATGGCTAAGTCGAAGCAGATCGATGCCCGTCATTATGACGTGATCGTTGCCCCGCACATCACCGAGAAGTCGACGCTGCTGTCCGAGCACAACGCGACGGTCTTCAAGGTGGCAGGCGACGCGACCAAGTCGCAGATCAAGGAGGCCATCGAGGCCATCTACGATCGCAAGGTCGCTGGCGTGAACACGATTGTCGTCAAGGGCAAGACCAAGCGCTGGAAGGGCAAGCCCTACAAGCGCACCGACATGAAGAAGGCGATCGTGACGCTGGCCGACGGCCAGGATCCGATCGACTTCACCAGCGCGATCTGA
- the rplF gene encoding 50S ribosomal protein L6 has translation MSRIGKKPVAIPSGVEAKIEGDTLTVKGPKGTLSMGLTDLIEYKLEDGEISVKPANDTRAARNHWGMQRTLVSNLVEGVTDGFTKILDIKGVGYRANAQGKNLKLQLGYSHDVDLAVPEGLEVKTPDQTTIEISGIDKQAVGQFAAEVRRWRKPEPYKGKGIAYRGEYIFRKEGKKK, from the coding sequence ATGAGCCGCATCGGCAAGAAGCCGGTCGCGATCCCGAGCGGGGTCGAGGCCAAGATCGAAGGCGATACGCTGACGGTCAAGGGTCCCAAGGGCACCCTGTCCATGGGCCTGACCGACCTGATCGAGTACAAGCTCGAAGACGGTGAAATCAGCGTCAAGCCGGCGAACGACACGCGCGCTGCGCGCAATCACTGGGGCATGCAGCGCACCCTGGTGTCGAACCTGGTCGAAGGCGTCACCGACGGCTTCACCAAGATCCTCGACATCAAGGGCGTCGGCTACCGCGCCAATGCGCAGGGCAAGAACCTCAAGCTGCAGCTCGGCTACAGCCACGACGTCGATCTGGCCGTTCCGGAAGGTCTCGAAGTGAAGACCCCGGACCAGACCACGATCGAGATTTCGGGGATCGACAAGCAGGCCGTCGGCCAGTTTGCCGCCGAAGTCCGTCGCTGGCGCAAGCCGGAGCCGTACAAGGGCAAGGGTATCGCCTATCGCGGCGAATACATCTTCCGCAAGGAAGGGAAGAAGAAGTAA